A window from Lentisphaera araneosa HTCC2155 encodes these proteins:
- a CDS encoding sulfatase, with translation MKSPLLFSLLISLSFAIFANERPKPNVLLIFTDDLGWQDVKCYDIDEPSAHETPNLDRLASEGVMFWQAYSPAPTCAPSRGAVLAGKHPVRLKRPHVVGGAPPVPNHERGWSMIAPWYRGRLPISETILPEVLKTNGYYTGHVGKWHIAIDHHAYPQPIDHGFDFTRSSRGATGGGRKDRLSDFATKDKNDPYRLDDNDFPFHQNNEDALTFIKENKDKPFFLYYATWLVHTPIHTRSRPLLEKYCKKLGIDFPTDPKGWDTPGQNNPYYAAMVEMLDYYVGQIFTYLKETDDPRWPGHKLIENTYIIFTSDNGGMEGHPGEVITDNYPLDKGKINAQEGGIRVPLIITGPGIPTNVKTDVLANGMDFFPTILEWTGTAKPANLEFDGSDISALLAKDPNDPTLVKDPKGGVRNSMMHHFPNSASMHSTLRIDGWKIIRNYMPSKPKLELYQLYDDKGQRVDIEESKNLASKFPEKAKEMNRLLQERLDEMDADYPHKNPYSHHFKGQAKTSPLVLSNTRSGSRVTLNYKNRGNSIKKAYLMYTLNGAQNSEEWYRMDATVKGKSITAKLPKGTTHYIFNLIDDQDFLVSYPRMGQLGQFKKRGQYSEKALPVK, from the coding sequence ATGAAATCACCTCTTTTATTCTCTTTACTTATTTCCTTGTCTTTTGCGATCTTCGCAAATGAACGCCCCAAGCCCAATGTCTTACTCATTTTTACTGATGACCTCGGTTGGCAAGACGTCAAATGTTACGATATTGACGAACCTTCCGCTCACGAAACCCCCAATCTCGATCGACTCGCTAGTGAAGGGGTCATGTTCTGGCAAGCCTATTCCCCTGCGCCAACCTGTGCGCCTTCTCGCGGTGCTGTTTTAGCGGGCAAGCACCCTGTTCGTCTCAAACGTCCTCACGTCGTTGGCGGAGCACCCCCCGTCCCCAATCACGAAAGAGGCTGGTCAATGATTGCCCCTTGGTATCGCGGACGTCTCCCGATCTCCGAAACTATTCTTCCCGAAGTCCTCAAAACAAATGGCTACTACACGGGTCATGTGGGCAAATGGCATATCGCCATTGACCATCACGCCTACCCTCAGCCCATCGATCACGGCTTCGATTTCACTCGATCTTCCCGTGGAGCGACTGGTGGTGGACGCAAAGATCGCCTCAGTGATTTTGCCACCAAAGACAAAAATGATCCCTACCGCCTCGATGATAATGATTTCCCCTTCCATCAAAACAACGAAGATGCCTTAACTTTCATCAAAGAGAATAAAGACAAGCCTTTCTTCCTCTACTACGCGACTTGGCTCGTTCACACACCCATTCACACACGCAGCCGCCCGCTCTTAGAAAAATACTGCAAAAAACTTGGTATTGATTTCCCTACTGACCCCAAAGGTTGGGATACACCTGGACAAAACAACCCCTATTACGCTGCCATGGTCGAGATGCTCGATTATTACGTCGGCCAAATTTTCACTTACCTCAAAGAAACTGATGATCCCCGCTGGCCTGGTCACAAACTCATTGAAAATACCTACATCATTTTCACTTCCGATAATGGTGGTATGGAAGGTCACCCCGGTGAAGTTATCACTGACAATTACCCCCTCGACAAAGGGAAAATCAACGCCCAAGAAGGTGGCATTCGCGTTCCTCTCATCATTACTGGCCCCGGCATACCCACCAATGTAAAAACAGATGTGCTCGCCAATGGCATGGACTTCTTTCCCACGATCCTTGAATGGACGGGAACTGCGAAACCCGCAAACTTAGAATTCGATGGTTCCGATATCTCTGCGCTGCTCGCAAAAGATCCCAATGATCCTACACTCGTAAAAGATCCAAAGGGTGGCGTTCGCAACTCCATGATGCATCACTTCCCCAATAGTGCGTCCATGCACTCAACCTTACGTATTGACGGTTGGAAAATCATTCGCAATTACATGCCGAGTAAACCCAAGCTCGAACTCTATCAGCTCTATGATGATAAGGGTCAACGCGTCGACATCGAAGAAAGTAAAAACTTAGCGTCAAAATTCCCCGAAAAAGCTAAAGAAATGAATCGTTTGCTCCAAGAAAGACTCGATGAAATGGATGCCGATTATCCCCATAAAAACCCCTACTCACACCATTTCAAAGGCCAGGCAAAAACAAGCCCTCTCGTTCTTAGCAATACAAGATCCGGCTCACGAGTTACTCTTAACTACAAAAACCGTGGGAACTCAATTAAAAAAGCCTACCTCATGTACACCCTCAATGGTGCGCAAAATTCCGAAGAGTGGTACCGCATGGATGCCACAGTCAAAGGCAAATCAATCACAGCCAAGCTCCCCAAGGGCACCACCCATTACATCTTCAACCTCATCGATGATCAGGACTTTCTCGTTTCCTACCCACGCATGGGCCAGCTCGGTCAATTCAAAAAGCGTGGCCAATACTCCGAAAAAGCTCTCCCAGTGAAATAA
- a CDS encoding DUF1553 domain-containing protein, whose translation MLKTKTFLLPLSLIVASGCALVGNDSKVEKKIAKVNFNKDIRPILSDKCFHCHGPDEEERKGDLRLDIPDGPEGAFRVLDGIASIIPGNPEESEVFYRISTDDSDDIMPPKKSHKAALTAEEIALFKRWIEEGATWSKHWAFEPIKTVKVPEVDDQDKVENPIDNFILSRLEQEGLEASDEASKEKLIRRLSYDLNGLPPSLEEVKNLLEDDSDNSYEKVVDKFLAKPAYGERMALPWLDMARYGDSSVYHADGPRTMWPWRDWVIDAYNKNMPFDQFSIEQIAGDHLPNATTNQKVATAFLRNNGTTDEGGAFPEEYRVEYTVDRLSTVSKIWLGLTTECAQCHDHKYDPITQKEFFEMYAFFNVAADKGMQSRNGNAAPTIPIHDNPYQKKMIGELQAKLSTADKNIEKFHKDHQAAFNQWLAQNSNQLKAAPAGLKHFFPLRSREQVDNFAQLAFMEAPKNHNIRVVNGIDEKIDGKTKKPIAKTQATILRHAMYNSIPKIFDSNQASTLSFHLKYAPQKEKHTILGQAQQHNAQGLELYVNDNKLGFSYVRIPNKERLFVEAEQELLHNKWQHITVTYDGSQKASGVKMYLNGQLIKQKTIHDSLKPQFTNNHPFMIGRRHTGKNTNNPITLLQIYDRALAPNEIANLASLSYKDLAFGKNANPNFTMNLKNAFYQKNKLNFKPLLTQRHVTLKPLNDFKNLNVMIMQDQPKAQARKTYILDRGAYDQPKKDLEIFPNTPKALPTMKTNHGKNRLGFAQWIMDKDNTLTARVTVNRYWMMLFGKGLVSTSSDFGNQGSWPTHPELLDWLATDFRDNGWNVKRTIKQIVMSKTYRQDSAVTEELLKRDRQNKLYARGPRFRLAGEHIRDSALQVGGLLSPQIGGESVKPYQPSGLWNEVSLLGNVRFVQDKGEKNYRKSIYTYYKRSSPIPNMSTFDAPSREKCTIERSRTNTPLQALVTLNDPIFVEAARFFAERIIKEGGKNFDDKIHYAFKSSLAVDAEPYQVTHVKAFYKRRLAEFQKDPKLADALLSIGDSERDKTLDPAEHASWTLIAQLVLNLDENLNKE comes from the coding sequence ATGCTCAAAACAAAAACTTTCCTACTTCCTCTCTCACTCATTGTCGCAAGTGGCTGTGCCCTTGTGGGAAATGATTCAAAGGTGGAAAAGAAAATTGCTAAAGTCAATTTCAACAAAGATATTCGCCCCATCCTCTCCGATAAATGCTTTCATTGCCACGGGCCCGATGAAGAAGAACGCAAAGGTGATTTGCGTTTGGATATTCCCGATGGACCAGAAGGTGCATTCCGCGTCTTAGATGGCATTGCTTCCATTATTCCTGGCAACCCAGAAGAAAGTGAAGTTTTTTATCGTATCAGCACGGATGATAGCGATGATATCATGCCTCCCAAAAAATCGCATAAAGCGGCTTTAACTGCTGAAGAAATCGCTCTCTTTAAACGCTGGATCGAAGAGGGTGCAACTTGGTCCAAGCACTGGGCTTTTGAACCGATCAAAACCGTGAAAGTCCCTGAAGTTGATGATCAAGATAAAGTCGAAAATCCCATCGATAATTTTATTCTTTCGCGTTTAGAGCAAGAAGGTTTAGAAGCGAGTGATGAAGCCTCGAAAGAAAAACTCATTCGCCGCCTCTCTTACGACCTCAATGGCCTTCCCCCAAGCCTCGAGGAAGTCAAAAATCTCCTCGAAGATGATTCCGATAATTCCTACGAAAAAGTTGTAGATAAATTCTTAGCCAAGCCCGCTTACGGCGAACGCATGGCATTGCCTTGGCTCGACATGGCTCGATACGGCGACTCATCCGTTTACCATGCCGATGGACCAAGAACCATGTGGCCTTGGCGCGACTGGGTGATTGATGCTTACAATAAAAACATGCCCTTCGATCAATTCTCTATCGAACAGATTGCCGGTGATCACTTGCCGAATGCGACAACGAATCAAAAAGTTGCCACAGCTTTTTTAAGAAATAACGGCACCACAGATGAAGGCGGTGCTTTCCCCGAAGAATACCGTGTGGAATACACGGTTGACCGCCTCAGCACCGTTTCTAAAATCTGGTTGGGACTCACTACGGAATGTGCGCAATGCCACGACCACAAATACGACCCCATCACTCAGAAAGAGTTCTTTGAAATGTACGCTTTCTTTAACGTGGCTGCAGATAAAGGCATGCAATCCAGAAATGGTAACGCCGCACCGACGATCCCCATTCACGATAATCCTTATCAGAAGAAAATGATTGGCGAACTTCAGGCTAAGTTATCCACGGCAGATAAAAACATTGAGAAGTTCCATAAAGATCACCAAGCCGCCTTCAATCAATGGTTGGCGCAAAACTCAAATCAACTCAAAGCTGCTCCTGCAGGCTTGAAACACTTCTTCCCTTTAAGATCCCGCGAACAAGTCGATAATTTTGCCCAGTTGGCTTTTATGGAAGCGCCAAAAAATCATAATATTCGAGTCGTTAATGGCATTGATGAGAAAATTGACGGGAAGACGAAAAAACCTATCGCGAAAACTCAAGCCACTATTTTACGTCATGCCATGTATAACAGCATTCCGAAAATCTTTGATTCCAATCAAGCCTCAACACTTTCCTTCCACTTAAAGTACGCACCGCAAAAAGAAAAACATACCATTCTCGGTCAAGCGCAGCAACACAACGCCCAAGGTTTGGAACTCTATGTAAATGACAACAAACTCGGTTTTAGTTACGTAAGAATTCCCAATAAAGAACGGCTCTTTGTAGAAGCTGAGCAGGAGTTGCTGCACAATAAATGGCAGCACATCACCGTCACTTACGATGGTAGCCAAAAAGCCAGTGGCGTAAAAATGTATCTCAATGGGCAGTTAATTAAACAAAAAACTATCCACGATAGCTTAAAGCCACAATTCACTAATAATCACCCCTTCATGATTGGTCGTCGCCACACAGGTAAGAACACTAATAATCCCATAACGCTCTTACAAATTTACGATCGCGCCCTCGCTCCAAATGAAATCGCTAACCTCGCTTCTTTGAGCTACAAAGACTTAGCTTTTGGAAAGAACGCCAATCCTAATTTCACCATGAATTTGAAGAATGCTTTTTACCAAAAAAATAAACTGAACTTCAAGCCGCTACTCACACAAAGACATGTGACGCTTAAGCCTTTGAATGATTTCAAAAACCTCAATGTCATGATCATGCAGGATCAGCCAAAAGCCCAGGCAAGAAAAACTTATATTCTCGATCGCGGCGCTTATGACCAACCGAAAAAGGATTTGGAGATCTTCCCTAATACGCCTAAAGCTCTCCCTACAATGAAGACAAACCATGGAAAAAACCGCCTCGGTTTTGCTCAGTGGATCATGGACAAAGACAATACCCTGACCGCACGTGTCACCGTCAACCGCTACTGGATGATGCTCTTTGGCAAAGGCCTCGTGAGTACCTCTTCAGATTTCGGTAACCAAGGTTCATGGCCCACTCACCCTGAGCTCCTCGATTGGCTCGCCACTGATTTCAGAGATAATGGCTGGAATGTTAAGCGTACCATCAAGCAGATTGTCATGTCGAAAACCTACCGTCAAGACTCCGCTGTTACAGAAGAACTTCTCAAGCGTGATAGACAAAATAAGCTCTATGCTCGCGGTCCACGCTTCCGTTTAGCTGGCGAACACATTCGCGACTCAGCTCTACAAGTAGGCGGTTTGCTAAGTCCGCAAATCGGTGGCGAGTCGGTCAAACCCTATCAGCCTAGTGGCCTTTGGAACGAAGTTTCGCTTCTCGGCAATGTTCGCTTTGTTCAAGACAAAGGAGAAAAGAATTATCGCAAGAGTATTTACACTTACTACAAGCGTTCCTCTCCCATCCCCAACATGTCGACTTTTGATGCTCCCTCACGTGAAAAGTGCACCATTGAACGTTCAAGAACGAATACCCCCCTGCAGGCTTTAGTCACCCTCAATGATCCGATCTTTGTTGAAGCCGCTCGCTTCTTTGCCGAAAGAATTATCAAAGAAGGCGGTAAAAACTTTGACGACAAAATTCACTACGCTTTCAAATCGTCTTTAGCCGTAGATGCCGAGCCCTACCAAGTGACTCACGTCAAAGCCTTCTATAAGAGACGCCTAGCAGAATTTCAAAAAGACCCAAAACTCGCTGATGCCCTCCTGAGCATCGGTGATAGCGAGCGAGATAAAACACTCGATCCTGCGGAACACGCAAGTTGGACTCTCATTGCTCAATTAGTATTAAATTTAGACGAAAATCTCAATAAGGAATAA
- a CDS encoding DUF1501 domain-containing protein, with amino-acid sequence MNLRMDRRQALKSGLGLGAMALGGLQNNLFASADGGIGHDFRTKVPAKAKRVIYLFMSGGPSHMDSFDFHPEMRKLHGTELPDSVRNGQRITGMTSGQKSFPCVAPMHEFKRHGQMGTWVCEHLPHTAKMVDKLTIVKSMHTEAVNHDPAITYINTGSQIVGHPSLGAWLSYGIGSENHNLPSYITMISKGVGNPQALYSRLWGSGMLPSKHAGVKFRSGSEAVLYLDNPKGVSRRSRRDLLDVLGGFNKSHHEKMRDPEIDARIAQYEMAYRMQTEVPDTLDLSKESKATLDLYGPDVMKPGSFANNCIKARKLSENGVRFIQLFHRNWDHHSNLPKSFKGQCKLIDQPSMGLLKDLESRGLLEDTLVVWGGEFGRTIYSQGQLTKNNHGRDHHGRCFTYWMAGGGVKQGFEYGKTDEYAYNIVENPVHINDFNATVLHLLGIDHEKFSIKHQGLDMRLTGVEPRKVIHDIIA; translated from the coding sequence ATGAATTTACGTATGGATAGACGTCAAGCACTCAAAAGCGGTTTAGGACTTGGGGCCATGGCCTTAGGTGGTTTGCAAAACAATCTTTTTGCGAGTGCAGACGGAGGCATCGGCCACGATTTTAGAACCAAAGTCCCCGCCAAAGCTAAGAGAGTCATTTACCTTTTCATGTCTGGTGGACCTTCACATATGGATTCATTTGACTTTCACCCTGAAATGAGAAAACTCCATGGCACTGAGCTGCCTGATTCGGTGAGAAATGGTCAACGTATCACGGGTATGACTAGCGGTCAAAAATCTTTCCCTTGTGTGGCTCCGATGCACGAATTCAAACGTCATGGCCAAATGGGAACATGGGTTTGCGAACACTTGCCTCACACGGCAAAAATGGTGGATAAACTCACCATTGTAAAATCCATGCACACCGAAGCTGTGAACCACGACCCTGCGATCACCTATATCAACACTGGGAGTCAAATTGTCGGCCACCCGAGTTTAGGTGCCTGGCTCAGTTATGGTATTGGTAGCGAAAATCATAACCTCCCCTCTTATATCACCATGATTTCTAAGGGTGTGGGCAATCCCCAAGCACTCTACTCCCGACTCTGGGGCAGCGGCATGCTCCCTTCAAAACACGCTGGTGTCAAATTCCGTAGCGGTAGCGAAGCCGTCTTGTATCTCGATAACCCAAAAGGTGTGAGCAGAAGATCTCGCCGTGACCTCTTAGATGTGCTCGGAGGATTCAACAAAAGTCATCACGAAAAGATGAGAGATCCCGAAATTGATGCGCGCATCGCCCAATACGAAATGGCTTATCGCATGCAAACAGAAGTGCCCGACACACTCGATTTAAGCAAAGAATCAAAAGCGACACTCGATCTCTATGGCCCCGATGTTATGAAGCCGGGTAGCTTTGCCAATAACTGTATCAAAGCTCGTAAACTCAGTGAAAATGGCGTGCGCTTCATTCAGCTTTTCCACCGTAACTGGGATCACCATAGCAACCTGCCAAAAAGTTTTAAAGGCCAATGTAAGCTCATTGATCAACCCTCCATGGGACTTTTAAAAGACTTGGAAAGTCGCGGTTTGCTCGAAGATACACTCGTGGTTTGGGGCGGTGAATTCGGTCGTACGATTTATTCACAAGGTCAACTGACAAAAAATAATCACGGTCGCGATCACCATGGTCGTTGCTTCACCTACTGGATGGCCGGTGGCGGAGTCAAGCAAGGCTTTGAATATGGTAAGACAGATGAATACGCTTACAATATCGTAGAGAACCCCGTTCACATCAATGACTTCAATGCCACTGTTCTTCACCTCTTAGGTATTGACCATGAGAAGTTCTCGATCAAACACCAAGGTTTAGACATGCGTTTAACTGGTGTTGAACCACGTAAAGTCATCCACGATATCATTGCATAA
- a CDS encoding DUF4114 domain-containing protein, which yields MIYKNILQKITFIYVILLTLSGFSEGTISPVQSLDRPMDLDIVSPVYQYASDERSTDFYNNYLPEVLDIVNQNLAENISLTSETVSSLSVDPSKLTFTQDYDARVYFVKDGAGYHNSLGFNPDGVGVDEGTPQLVFPDASYHRKLQYWNEEQPLRIGDYVELGTISAGTTLDFFVIPDGADGGTNRGFTPFTTVTEMNPDGIQHAISFAIEDSPYIIMGFEDIYNGGDQDYNDLLFVVDIGQNAVQNVIDNSALVPEPEEILILIIFSMFLIKYLKVNQFSLNLS from the coding sequence ATGATTTACAAAAACATTCTACAAAAAATAACATTTATTTATGTGATTTTATTAACTTTATCCGGCTTTTCCGAAGGTACCATTTCTCCTGTGCAATCGTTAGATCGTCCAATGGACTTGGATATTGTAAGTCCCGTTTATCAATATGCTTCCGATGAACGCTCCACAGACTTTTATAACAATTACCTTCCCGAAGTTCTAGATATAGTTAATCAAAATCTTGCAGAAAACATCTCACTTACAAGTGAAACTGTGAGTAGCTTATCAGTCGACCCTAGTAAATTGACATTTACACAAGATTATGACGCGAGAGTGTATTTTGTTAAAGATGGTGCTGGTTATCATAATTCTTTAGGCTTTAATCCCGATGGCGTTGGAGTTGATGAAGGGACCCCACAACTAGTTTTTCCTGATGCAAGCTATCATCGAAAGTTGCAATATTGGAATGAAGAACAACCTCTAAGAATTGGTGATTACGTAGAATTAGGAACTATTTCGGCAGGAACAACTTTAGACTTCTTTGTGATCCCCGATGGAGCTGACGGAGGTACAAATAGAGGTTTCACTCCATTTACCACAGTGACTGAAATGAACCCCGATGGGATCCAGCATGCAATCAGCTTTGCTATCGAGGATTCACCATACATAATAATGGGCTTTGAGGATATTTATAATGGTGGTGACCAAGATTATAATGATTTATTATTTGTTGTAGATATAGGACAAAATGCAGTACAAAATGTCATTGATAACTCGGCTTTAGTACCTGAGCCTGAGGAAATTTTGATTCTTATTATTTTTTCTATGTTTCTTATTAAATATTTAAAAGTTAATCAGTTTTCACTAAACCTTAGCTAA
- a CDS encoding family 16 glycoside hydrolase, producing MMHNFKLSCLLFFLIAQGMASPAQDLFNGNNLAGWKGDLSYWSVKDGVIFGQSTKEHPTGGTFLVWDGEVADFEITLQARVKGNNSGLQYRSKIANAQRFTVNGYQADIIDANHLFGMMYHQGEGRGIVAQRFQQVAVDKQGKKTIVKEFGDKNQKWDASQWNEYRVIAVGNRLIHQVNGVTTVDVTDDHPNAARKGILALQLHGGAPMTAEFKDIKLRKVSGADAQQLLKKTLAQKDTKSYPYTQISTAPNFLANKKAQWIWKKGKSDDSPLYLTQTFNVKGKVKSAHILSSCDNEMKLWLNGELLHSSKEWNNAYQSENLAQKLKMGSNLLAVEAKNAGGLAAFMGKIILEFKDGKTEEIVSDLNWKASETAAKNWQNDASASAQWSDELLTHGDLGVSPWGQFGLKADNSKGGNTAALKDFKIQEIFKFPHEYGSQVAMAVDDQGRLYVSGQKNMGLYRMTLNPDTEQFSIVKMPLELKGTRGMVWHKNSLYYYFKNGGLMRLWDSNGDDMLDSSELYQTAFNGSEHGSHSVVVAQDQKDFYLVGGNHTPKPKDEIVSFSRVQSWDEDLLLEREWDGNNHARGVYAPGGHITRYNPETKKNEIFAIGFRNQFDIAFNAWGDMFTYDADMEWDMGTPWYRPTRINFVASGSDYGWRSGSGKWPAYYEDSLPSILDIGPGSPTGMVSGVGAKFPAKYQKAVYAFDWTYGTVHALHLKTDGAGYKAERESFAFGEPMPLTDGLIGKDGAMYFLTGGRGTDSRLYRVSYEGSESTAPIANNPSEIPAIHQLRRKLETFHGVVKPNAIAEAWPHLSSTDRWLRHAARVAIESQPVDDWKNKVFTSNNPQATITGAVALARMGSKEDQDQLIKSLLKVKFKNLQVQQKLGLLRAYALTFIRMGEPKENLRQAVIKQLDPRLPAKEDDLNTELLRVLVYLKAPGIIEKGMALIERDEPNKLPEWQGELLNRNKGYARAINKMINDYPPVQKLGYAFILRNLKTAWTLDQRRTYISFLNSAAKHPGGNSYAKFLMNIRGQVLTELSKEDRLALTDITGEDFNAKPKFKITAPKGPGRMWTVKEASQFTHRGARKKADLKNGRNLFHAAACASCHRFDGLGGDIGPDLSMVRTKFDDRYLLESIIEPSKNISDQYSSKIITLKDKTQINGLVMPRELHYDVYPTTKTNKEVKPKQIPFDDVVKIEDSPYSQMPPMLINSMNKDEIRDLIAYLLSTGIKE from the coding sequence ATGATGCACAATTTCAAATTAAGCTGCCTACTCTTCTTTTTAATCGCCCAAGGCATGGCGAGTCCTGCCCAAGACTTGTTTAATGGCAATAACCTAGCGGGTTGGAAAGGTGACCTTTCTTATTGGTCAGTAAAAGATGGCGTCATCTTTGGTCAATCAACTAAGGAACATCCCACTGGCGGCACTTTCCTCGTTTGGGACGGCGAAGTGGCTGACTTTGAAATTACTCTCCAAGCTCGCGTCAAAGGAAATAACTCTGGTCTCCAATACAGAAGTAAAATTGCCAACGCGCAACGCTTTACAGTCAATGGTTATCAAGCAGATATAATTGATGCGAACCACCTCTTTGGAATGATGTACCACCAAGGAGAAGGACGTGGAATTGTGGCTCAACGTTTCCAACAAGTGGCCGTCGATAAGCAGGGTAAAAAAACTATCGTTAAAGAATTTGGCGACAAGAATCAGAAGTGGGATGCTAGTCAGTGGAATGAATACCGCGTCATTGCAGTCGGTAATCGTTTGATTCACCAAGTTAATGGTGTCACCACTGTGGACGTTACAGATGATCACCCCAACGCTGCACGCAAGGGTATTCTCGCGCTTCAACTTCACGGCGGAGCTCCAATGACTGCAGAATTTAAAGATATCAAACTTCGCAAAGTCTCAGGTGCTGATGCACAGCAATTACTGAAAAAAACACTCGCTCAAAAAGACACGAAATCTTACCCCTACACTCAAATAAGTACGGCGCCTAATTTCCTTGCGAACAAGAAAGCGCAATGGATTTGGAAAAAGGGTAAATCAGATGATTCACCCCTCTACTTAACACAGACTTTTAATGTAAAAGGCAAAGTAAAATCGGCTCATATTCTTAGCAGCTGTGATAATGAAATGAAATTATGGCTCAACGGCGAATTACTTCATTCAAGTAAAGAATGGAATAATGCCTACCAATCAGAAAATCTCGCTCAAAAACTTAAAATGGGCTCTAACCTATTAGCAGTAGAAGCCAAAAATGCTGGTGGCCTCGCCGCTTTCATGGGTAAAATAATTCTCGAATTTAAAGATGGAAAGACAGAAGAAATCGTCAGTGATTTAAATTGGAAAGCTTCTGAAACCGCAGCTAAAAACTGGCAGAATGACGCCAGCGCATCGGCACAATGGTCAGACGAACTGCTCACACACGGTGACTTAGGCGTTTCTCCTTGGGGTCAGTTTGGCTTAAAAGCCGACAATTCAAAAGGCGGTAATACTGCTGCCCTAAAAGACTTTAAAATCCAAGAAATCTTTAAATTCCCCCATGAATATGGTTCGCAAGTTGCCATGGCAGTGGATGACCAAGGTCGCTTGTATGTCTCCGGTCAAAAAAACATGGGCCTCTACCGCATGACGCTCAACCCAGACACCGAACAATTTTCGATTGTAAAAATGCCTTTAGAACTGAAGGGGACACGCGGGATGGTTTGGCATAAAAACTCACTTTATTATTACTTTAAAAATGGCGGCTTAATGCGCTTGTGGGACAGCAATGGTGACGACATGCTCGATAGCAGTGAGCTTTATCAAACCGCTTTCAATGGCTCAGAGCACGGCAGCCATAGCGTCGTTGTTGCGCAAGATCAAAAAGATTTCTACCTCGTGGGAGGTAACCACACGCCAAAACCAAAAGATGAGATCGTTTCTTTTTCTCGAGTTCAATCTTGGGACGAAGACTTACTCCTCGAACGCGAATGGGACGGCAATAATCATGCTCGCGGCGTTTACGCTCCCGGCGGTCACATCACGCGCTATAATCCTGAGACTAAAAAGAACGAAATTTTTGCCATCGGTTTCCGCAACCAATTTGATATCGCCTTCAATGCTTGGGGCGACATGTTCACTTACGACGCCGATATGGAATGGGACATGGGCACACCTTGGTACCGTCCAACGCGTATTAACTTTGTTGCCAGTGGCTCCGACTACGGCTGGAGATCTGGCTCAGGTAAATGGCCTGCGTACTATGAAGATAGCTTGCCCTCAATTTTAGATATTGGTCCAGGTTCTCCAACGGGCATGGTTTCTGGTGTCGGAGCTAAGTTCCCCGCTAAATATCAAAAAGCCGTTTATGCTTTTGACTGGACTTACGGAACGGTTCACGCCCTACATCTCAAGACAGATGGCGCGGGTTATAAAGCAGAGAGAGAAAGCTTTGCTTTTGGCGAACCGATGCCTCTTACCGATGGACTCATTGGCAAAGATGGTGCCATGTACTTCCTCACAGGCGGTCGCGGTACGGACTCAAGACTCTACCGTGTGAGCTATGAGGGATCAGAATCAACGGCCCCCATTGCTAACAACCCATCAGAGATCCCTGCCATTCATCAATTGCGTCGCAAACTCGAAACTTTCCATGGCGTCGTTAAGCCCAATGCGATTGCTGAAGCCTGGCCACACCTTTCAAGTACTGATCGTTGGTTAAGACACGCCGCTCGTGTAGCCATTGAATCTCAGCCTGTAGATGACTGGAAGAACAAAGTGTTCACAAGTAACAATCCCCAAGCCACGATCACTGGCGCTGTTGCCCTTGCTCGCATGGGTTCAAAAGAAGATCAAGATCAACTCATTAAGAGCCTGCTGAAAGTTAAATTTAAGAACCTACAAGTCCAACAAAAACTTGGTTTACTGCGTGCTTACGCTCTGACTTTTATTCGCATGGGTGAGCCCAAAGAAAACTTACGCCAAGCAGTCATTAAGCAATTAGATCCGCGTTTACCTGCCAAAGAAGATGATTTAAATACTGAGTTACTTCGCGTTCTCGTTTACCTCAAGGCTCCGGGAATTATTGAAAAAGGCATGGCACTGATCGAAAGAGATGAGCCCAACAAGCTGCCTGAATGGCAAGGTGAACTCTTGAATCGAAACAAAGGTTATGCACGCGCCATTAACAAAATGATCAACGACTACCCGCCCGTACAGAAACTTGGTTATGCCTTTATCTTGCGCAATCTCAAAACCGCTTGGACTCTCGATCAACGCAGAACATACATCTCCTTCCTCAACTCAGCGGCTAAACATCCTGGTGGCAATAGCTACGCCAAATTCCTCATGAATATTCGTGGGCAAGTGCTCACTGAATTGAGCAAAGAAGATCGTCTCGCTCTCACTGATATTACCGGTGAAGACTTTAACGCGAAACCTAAGTTCAAAATCACTGCGCCCAAAGGACCTGGCAGAATGTGGACAGTCAAAGAAGCGAGTCAATTCACTCACCGCGGTGCTCGCAAAAAAGCTGATTTAAAGAATGGTCGTAACCTCTTCCACGCGGCTGCCTGCGCTTCTTGTCACCGTTTTGATGGTCTCGGCGGCGATATTGGTCCTGACTTGAGCATGGTGAGAACGAAGTTTGATGACCGTTACTTACTCGAATCAATCATTGAACCGAGCAAGAATATTTCCGATCAATACAGCTCCAAAATCATCACCTTGAAAGACAAGACTCAAATCAATGGCTTAGTGATGCCTCGTGAGCTTCATTACGATGTTTACCCCACCACAAAAACCAACAAAGAAGTGAAGCCCAAGCAGATTCCTTTTGATGACGTGGTTAAAATTGAAGACTCTCCTTACTCGCAAATGCCTCCCATGCTAATCAATAGCATGAACAAAGACGAAATTCGCGATCTCATTGCCTACCTTCTCTCCACGGGTATTAAGGAATAA